The sequence below is a genomic window from Microbacterium sp. SORGH_AS_0888.
GAGGGGATGCTCCGCTCCGGCGGATACTGCAGCAGGTCGGACGCCTGCGTGGCCCCGACGGCCGCGTAGTCGACGGTCTCGTCCCTGAAGGTCCCGCGTCGCATGAGGTCAAGAGTACCGAGCAGACCTGGGTGCGGCCTCCGCCGCTCCCTCGGGGGTGGGAATCCACCACGCGCGCCGTGCGCCGTCGGCCGGCCGCGCAGCGGGTTCCGACGGGCCGCACGAGGCTGGCAGACTTCCGGGGGTGAGGACAGAGGACTTCCGGCAGCCGCCGGTCGTGGCCGTGCGGACATGGCCGGACGCGGCCACCACTCCCGGCGTGTGGCCGTGCACCGTGCCCGCCGTGGCTCAGCTGCTGAGGGAGGGGATGGAGCTCTCGGACGGCGTCACCTTCCTCGTGGGCGAGAACGGCTCGGGCAAGTCGACGGTGCTGGAAGGGATCGCTATCGCCTACGGCTTCTCGCCCGAGGGAGGGTCCGCATCCGCTCGCCACTCCACCCGGCCGAGCGAGTCCGCCCTCTCGTCGTGGCTGCGCGTGCAACGGGGGCTCGGGGGCTCCCGTTGGGGGTTCTTCCTGCGCGCGGAGACGATGCACTCGTTCTACACCTACCTGGAGGAGAACCCCACGGCGCGGCCGGGGTCGGAGCCGGTGTTCCACGAGATGAGCCATGGCGAGTCGTTCCTGTCGATCCTGGACACGCGCTTCGACTCGCCCGGGTTCTACTGCCTCGACGAGCCGGAGGCGGCGCTCTCGTTCACCTCGACGCTGTCGCTCATCGCCACCCTGTCCCGCATCGTCGAGGACGGCGGGCAGGTGCTGTGCGCAACCCACTCACCCGTGCTCGCGGCGATGCCCGGCGCCCGGATCCTGGAGCTCGGCGAGTGGGGCATGCGCGCGACCGCGTGGGAGGACCTGGAGCTCGTGCAGCACTGGCGCTCGTACCTCGACTCGCCGGGCCGCTACCTGCGGCACCTGCTGCGCTGAACCGCCTACTTCTTCGTCTCGACGTCGCCGGAGAGCGCGGCGATGAACGCCTCCTGCGGGACCTCGACGCGCCCGACCATCTTCATGCGCTTCTTGCCCTCCTTCTGCTTCTCCAGCAGCTTGCGCTTGCGGGTGATGTCACCGCCGTAGCACTTGGCGAGCACGTCCTTGCGGATCGCGCGGATGTTCTCCCGGGCGATGATCCGCGCGCCGATCGCCGCCTGGATCGGCACCTCGAACTGCTGTCGCGGGATGAGCTTGCGCAGCCGCTCGGTCATCATGGTGCCGTACGAGTACGCCTTCTCCCGATGCACGATCGAGCTGAACGCATCCACCTTCTCCCCCTGCAGCAGGATGTCGACCTTGACGAGGTCGGCCTCCTGACTGCCCGCGGGCTCGTAGTCGAGGCTCGCGTAGCCCTGGGTCTTCGACTTCAGCTGGTCGAAGAAGTCGAACACGATCTCGCCGAGCGGCATGTTGTACCGCAGCTCGACGCGGTCCTCGCTGAGGTAGTCCATGCCCAGGAGCGTGCCGCGCCGCGACTGGCACAGCTCCATGACCGTGCCCACGTAGTCCTTCGGCAGCAGGATGCCGACCTTCACGACCGGCTCGGAGACCGAGGCGACGCGCCCGTCGGGGTACTCGCTGGGGTTGGTGACGGTGACGGTCTCGCCCGTGTCCGTCGTGACCTCGTACGTCACGGAGGGGGCCGTCGTGATGAGGTCGAGATCGAACTCGCGGGAGAGCCGCTCGGTGATGATCTCGAGGTGCAGGAGCCCCAGGAACCCGCAGCGGAAGCCGAAGCCGAGCGCGACCGAGGTCTCGGGCTCGTACTGCAGCGATGCATCGGAGAGCTTGAGCTTGTCGAGCGCCTCGCGGAGGTCGGCGTAATCGCTGCCGTCGATCGGGTAGATGCCGCTGAAGACCATGGGCTTCGGATCGGTGTACCCGGCCAGGGCCTCCGAGGCCGGCTTGCGGTGGTTCGTGATCGTGTCGCCGACCTTCGACTGGCGCACGTCCTTCACGCCGGTGATGAGGTAGCCGACCTCCCCGACGCCGAGCCCCTTCGTGGGCACCGGCTCGGGGCTGGAGACACCGATCTCCAGCAGCTCGTGCGTGGCCCTGGTCGACATCATCTGGATCCGCTCGCGCGGCTCGAGCTTGCCGTCGACCATGCGCACATAGGTGACGACGCCGCGGTAGGCGTCGTACACGGAGTCGAAGATCATGCCGCGCGCCGGCGCATCCGGGTCGCCGGTCGGTGCCGGGATCTCGCCGACGATGCGGTCGAGCAGGTCCTCGACGCCGACACCGGTCTTGCCCGACACGCGCAGGACGTCGGCGGGGTCGCCGCCGATGAGGTTGGCCAGCTCCGCCGCGTACTTCTCCGGATCGGCCGCGGGCAGATCGATCTTGTTCAGCACCGGGATGATCGTGAGGTCGTTCTCGAGCGCGAGGTACAGGTTCGCGAGCGTCTGCGCCTCGATGCCCTGTGCCGCGTCCACCAGGAGGATCGCCCCCTCGCAGGCGGCGAGCGAGCGGCTGACCTCGTACGTGAAGTCGACGTGACCCGGCGTGTCGATCATGTTGAGCGCGAAGGTGCCGTCGACGGTCGCCCACGGCATCCGCACCGCCTGGCTCTTGATCGTGATGCCGCGCTCGCGCTCGATGTCCATGCGGTCGAGGTACTGCGCCCGCATGTCGCGGTCGGAGACCACGCCGGTGATCTGCAGCATCCGGTCGGCCAGGGTCGACTTGCCGTGGTCGATATGGGCGATGATGCAGAAGTTGCGGATCAGCTCGGGCGGGGTCGCGGACGGCTCGAGGGGCTTCAGGGCGCGCGGTGACATGTTCCGACGATTCTACGGGCGCGCCGGACGTACTCTGTCGTGGTGACGGTGACGGCGGTGATGGTCCACGGGATCCGCACGTCCGCGACGATGTGGCGCGCACAGCGCGAGTACCTCGACGAGCGGGACGTGCGCACGGTGGCGCTCGACCTTCCGGGGCACGGCACACGGATGTCGGAGGACTTCACGCTGGCGGAGGCGTTCGCCACGATCGACCGCGCCGTGCGGGAGGCGGCCGCCTCGGGTCCCGTCATCCTGGTGGGGCACTCGATGGGAGGCCTGCTGAGCGTCGAGTACGCGGGCTCGGACCCCTCCCCGCCCCTCGCAGCGCTGGTCGCGGCGTCCTGCACGGCGATACCGCGCGGTGCGGCGCTGGCCACCTACCGCGCGCTCGTGCGCTCCGCCGACGTGCTGCCCGACCGCGGGATGTGGGCGGCGGAGTACGTCCTGGACCGCACGCTGCCCGCGCAGACCCGCGCCGACTTCGGCGCCGGCGGCTACGCGCTCGACACCCAGCACGTGGCCCTGGCGGCGTTGGCCGGTCTGGATCTCGCGACGGCGCTCTCCCGCATCCGCGTGCCGACGTGGTTCGTGAACGGGCAGTACGACCAGCTGCGCGTCAACGAGCGGCTGTTCACCCGGCTCGTGCCGCACGCCGAGCTCGTCGTGGTGCCGCGCACGTCGCACCTGGTCACCGCGATGCGCCCCGAGGTCTTCAACGCCGTGCTGGCCCTCGCGCTCGCGACGGTCACGGCCGCCTCCCCCGCGAGTCCATACACCCCTGCCGACTCCACACCGGATACGCGCGCCTCGGATGTGGATTCGGCAGACGGGCGTTGATTCGCTGAGGGCGTTCGGGCTGGTAGCATTGGTCCTTGGCTTGCGTGTGGGTCATCCCAACCCCACGATCGCCGGGGCGCAGCCCCTCTACCTGCGCACGGCAACAATCCCGTCCTACCGATACGAAAGTCAGACGACACGTGGCAAACATCAAGTCGCAGATCAAGCGCAACAAGACCAACGAGAAGGCGCGCGAGCGCAACAAGGCCGTCAAGAGCGAGCTGAAGACCGCCGTGCGCCGCACGCGCGAGGCCGTCGCCGGCGGCGACAAGGCCGCCGCCGAGAAGGCGCTGGTCACGGCGTCCAAGAAGCTCGACAAGGCCGTCAGCAAGGGCGTCATCCACAAGAACCAGGCCGCGAACCGCAAGTCGGCCATCGCGAAGCAGGTCGCCGCTCTCTGAGCCGCCGTACCGTTGCCGAAGGCCCGTCCCGCTGGGGGGCGGGCCTTCGTCGTTCCATCGGGAGCCGCGGGACGGAGGCTCACGCGCCGAAAGGCGCCCGCGTCGCCACGACCGTCACCAGACGCTCGAGGGCGAAGACCGGGTCGCGGGAGGCGCCCTTGACCTCGGCGTCGGCGCGCGCGCACGCCTGGATCGCGCGACCCAGCGACTCCTGCGACCACCCGGAGAGATCACGCCGGGCGCGATCGACCTGCCAGTCCTTCATGCCCAGCCGGGAGGCGAGGGCCGCCGCGGGCTCTCGGCTGCCGGC
It includes:
- a CDS encoding AAA family ATPase: MRTEDFRQPPVVAVRTWPDAATTPGVWPCTVPAVAQLLREGMELSDGVTFLVGENGSGKSTVLEGIAIAYGFSPEGGSASARHSTRPSESALSSWLRVQRGLGGSRWGFFLRAETMHSFYTYLEENPTARPGSEPVFHEMSHGESFLSILDTRFDSPGFYCLDEPEAALSFTSTLSLIATLSRIVEDGGQVLCATHSPVLAAMPGARILELGEWGMRATAWEDLELVQHWRSYLDSPGRYLRHLLR
- the rpsT gene encoding 30S ribosomal protein S20; protein product: MANIKSQIKRNKTNEKARERNKAVKSELKTAVRRTREAVAGGDKAAAEKALVTASKKLDKAVSKGVIHKNQAANRKSAIAKQVAAL
- the lepA gene encoding translation elongation factor 4; translation: MSPRALKPLEPSATPPELIRNFCIIAHIDHGKSTLADRMLQITGVVSDRDMRAQYLDRMDIERERGITIKSQAVRMPWATVDGTFALNMIDTPGHVDFTYEVSRSLAACEGAILLVDAAQGIEAQTLANLYLALENDLTIIPVLNKIDLPAADPEKYAAELANLIGGDPADVLRVSGKTGVGVEDLLDRIVGEIPAPTGDPDAPARGMIFDSVYDAYRGVVTYVRMVDGKLEPRERIQMMSTRATHELLEIGVSSPEPVPTKGLGVGEVGYLITGVKDVRQSKVGDTITNHRKPASEALAGYTDPKPMVFSGIYPIDGSDYADLREALDKLKLSDASLQYEPETSVALGFGFRCGFLGLLHLEIITERLSREFDLDLITTAPSVTYEVTTDTGETVTVTNPSEYPDGRVASVSEPVVKVGILLPKDYVGTVMELCQSRRGTLLGMDYLSEDRVELRYNMPLGEIVFDFFDQLKSKTQGYASLDYEPAGSQEADLVKVDILLQGEKVDAFSSIVHREKAYSYGTMMTERLRKLIPRQQFEVPIQAAIGARIIARENIRAIRKDVLAKCYGGDITRKRKLLEKQKEGKKRMKMVGRVEVPQEAFIAALSGDVETKK
- a CDS encoding alpha/beta fold hydrolase; the protein is MTVTAVMVHGIRTSATMWRAQREYLDERDVRTVALDLPGHGTRMSEDFTLAEAFATIDRAVREAAASGPVILVGHSMGGLLSVEYAGSDPSPPLAALVAASCTAIPRGAALATYRALVRSADVLPDRGMWAAEYVLDRTLPAQTRADFGAGGYALDTQHVALAALAGLDLATALSRIRVPTWFVNGQYDQLRVNERLFTRLVPHAELVVVPRTSHLVTAMRPEVFNAVLALALATVTAASPASPYTPADSTPDTRASDVDSADGR